The sequence tattttaaaacatgaATGCAATAATCATACAACAATATTGTAGCAAAGTAAcaaaatgattatattagcttagaaaatatgaatagAATTAAGCAGAACTACTTTGACATATATTTTCAGtaaaagcatatatatatatatatatcttatatgCTTCAGTTCTGCCAGTTAATACGAAAACTTTATATTCTCCTAATAAACTTTAAAATGACAAACCTTACaatctaaataaatataaatattacctATTAATATGTGATTAAAACTAATTCataaacttaattttttaataatataaaaaaataaaagcaatataaaatatatgtatgtatcttcaatataatatacattaaattaatttataatgaaTAGAATCaactatataattatgaacaataataatatagtaatTGGTTTTTATTCgtgaaataattatgaagTTTCATAATACACAAATTATTaaacaattataaatttttcatattcgaaaaatatattatttcattatatatttatacttcaTAATTActgattaaaataaaaatcaaaatattttgggaatattttttcaataaatatatttttttatatatttctaataaaagatattatataaaataaatattaatggcgtttttaagtaaaaatatatataaccgTGCAACACAATGATcccatataattttattaaatattaaactaAAGGcgtttattaatttaaaaaaaataatataatttcttttaattgccttagcaaaaaataattttagaataTATGATGTTACATAATAGGAGacaataatttttagttataaTGTAATTTAACTGAgttttatgatattttatgaataattcTGCTATTTGCTCCCCTTAAAGCAACGACATATATTGTCTattgaaatttatttattacacaaatatatttattataagtatttttaGTTAAGCTTCAATTATGtgttaaaatacaaattaaaaaaatttttaacttcCAAATTCCTAAAAAGACGAGGAACATATATTGTTGTGTGCCAAACAGACTAATTCTCTTCATGCgaatttacaatattttagaaattataAGTATTCGTATTAAGAATAtcactaaatatattacagaCATTACTcataataaagaattaattacaaaaatatataactctATTAATATGCACTTTGTTCAGACatcaatttaattttattatatttttcattatttgcTAAGACTCTACAAATTCCTATTACAAGCACAATAATCAATATTAGCATAAGTGCACCATataatgttaaataaatagaGGTCTTTAGCGTTGTGTCCCACGtttttacatattcatacaaagttttcaatatattatcCGTTTCAAGTTTTTCCAACGTCTTTTTCAAATACTTTAATCTTGGTAATACATCAATTGCTGCTGCAaacaaggaaaaaataacaaacatAGCAACTCCAATACCATACTTCCTaaatcttatttttcttaaagaTATATCGCAAACCCTCCTGTTCCTTTCAAGAAAATTATcgtaatctttttttttaatccattttttttcaaaatgaaaatgttttccatcaaacatTCCATTGTTATAATCTATTACTTCCATATAGTATTGTGCCTTATTTAATGAACTTTTATCagattttttgttttttcctttgttccctttttcattaatagtTATATCATACTTTTCATGCTCATTATTATTGGATTTATTCTGTTTTAACCCTAAAATATGCGAATCCTTATCCTGTTTATATCTTGCTAATAATCGAAAGGTTATTGTATCTAAATTTCTTCCATGATTGTATTTCGCATCCGcgaatttattaaatgttcgctaaaaaaaaaattaataaattaaattcattttatttaaaggataaataattaattcaaCGAAATTTTAGAAATTAAAGTAGAATATGCAATAATCGTATAAAGAATATATCCTTATATAGTATTATCAAACCAAATCATTGTTAAAATGACATATACATGTTACAAGGACTAAGACAGaagatttaataaataagatagTCTTAATTATTTGCACCATTATACATATCTTTAATATTCTAATAAATTAAGgaaagaattaataatagtataatatGCTTCAAAAGATCAATAAagctataattattttataacaattttttgctgttttctctgtaaaaaaataataaaaatcatataaataaaacatctATTACAACATCCCTAtcgaaaataattttaaatatatatcataaaattttaatcctattttttataaaaaattaactctcattaagataaaataatttcatttatacttaaatattttaaaactataattttattataaaatataaacaattatgtaattctttttattaattttttccaaaataaaataaaaaaaatatataattattgaaTTTATGTAGAATATATAACGTATAGAATACAGTTAATATACTGTTCTATAAATGAAAACTATAGGTACATTTCGTACAGATACTATATAACTAATAATTCCAttagtataaataatttatttcagaAGCAcctcttattatttttaaaaaatatttattattttaacagaataataatggtaataatatactaatagaataatattttgtgttACATTAATCATTACAGAACCTTTACGTAATCCCTGAGCACATACTATCTtatatagtattatatatatattctactATCTGATATAAGCagtaacatttattttaaataccaaaaaaactgactttttaatattctaccataatttttgaatattaaaattgtaaattatgtttaaaatataccattataattaatgaaaaatctttatattcatctacttaattttttacatattttttttaattaattttttctcataTAGAAGAAACATTCacatacgaaaaaaaaaaaataaataaacattgtcaaaatataagtatttgttttttctgtGAATATACTAATTTGATAAATGgactaaaatattttaatatttattattaaaaattatatatatgcaatttttattaaaatttttattatttatatttttattttccatatatatcAGTCTAATTTTGTATAGTTCCTATGTATACTTTTTCAAAGAAAAATTGTGCAATGATTATTTCTTTGACTATACTgcacttttaaaatattatataaaggtGATAATTCaaaagtatattaatattttattgttattttcatGTGAATAcatagaaaattatatataaaaaataaagtttaaTCATGAAAATTACTTGAGGAATTGTTGCATGGAGTTTCTCATTCATTATGATTATTTAGATAAAAcgttttcaaaaaaatatatttgtcattttgatataatttattaataccTATCAaacgaataataaaaatattaccaatttataaatcatttatcaaataataattcttttttaatttttattttgtttatagaacttttattattaatttgataaaattactaatggttaatatacaatttatgtaaacatatatatatttatgaaatagTGTTAAGTTttaacttaatatatttacaaaaagaGTAAACaataaaacttatatataatacttatctatgtattattatt comes from Plasmodium malariae genome assembly, chromosome: 7 and encodes:
- the PmUG01_07011100 gene encoding fam-m protein gives rise to the protein MVQIIKTILFIKSSVLVLVTCICHFNNDLRTFNKFADAKYNHGRNLDTITFRLLARYKQDKDSHILGLKQNKSNNNEHEKYDITINEKGNKGKNKKSDKSSLNKAQYYMEVIDYNNGMFDGKHFHFEKKWIKKKDYDNFLERNRRVCDISLRKIRFRKYGIGVAMFVIFSLFAAAIDVLPRLKYLKKTLEKLETDNILKTLYEYVKTWDTTLKTSIYLTLYGALMLILIIVLVIGICRVLANNEKYNKIKLMSEQSAY